The following is a genomic window from bacterium.
GAGGAAAGGCGGGTCCCCGCATACAGCACGGTTTCACCGGCGCCCATATCCGTACCCGCGTACGAGAGCGCTGCTCCCGGCACGCGCGCGTCGCGCACGCTCAGTGTCTTTCCGTCATCGGACAGATCCGTCAGTTCGACCGGGATGACCGCGTCCGCACCGCGCGGCAGCATGCCGCCGGTCGCAATCGAAGTAGCCGTTCCGGGTCTCACTTCATCCTTGGGTCTAACCCCGGTCGGGATCGTCTCGGTATTGATTTGCAGCCGAAGGGGCTCGGACTCGTTTGCGCCAAACGTGTCGGCCGCCCGAACTGCAAATCCATCCATGTTCGAGCGGTCGAAACTGGGCACATCGACTTCGGTACGTACATCGCCGGCGAGCACGCGCCCCAGTGCCTCTTCGACGGACACTTCCTCCGGGGACAGTGGCGCAAGATCCAGTGTGGCATGCCAGCGCAGCTCGGCTTCGTCGCGATCGATGACTTCGAGGAATTGATCCTGTTTCAAGGAAGTTCTCCGATCCCAGAGTCGTCGTCGTAGAGCAGGACCTCGACCTCGGCACCTTGGGGCATGCCCTCCAACTCTCGAGCGACGATGACCGCCCCACTCGCCTTGACCGTTGACGAGAGGATCGACGCGCCGGAGGTCGCAATTGGCGTCACACCTTCGGATTCGAGAACGACGCGCACGTAGTCCGTACGCCCAACCTCTGAAACGATCTTGCGCAGCAACGGTGCACGAACGCGCCGATGGGGCCAGGCGCGCGTGCGGCCGCCGAGTGCACGAATCGATGGCCCGGCGAAGAACTCGTACGCGCAAAGACAGCTGACCGGATTTCCCGGAAGCAGGAAAACCAGAGAGGCTCCCACTCGCCCGCCGCCGGCGGGACTCGAGGGACGCATGGTCACACCGTGAAAATCCAGGGTGCCCAACTCGGCGAGTAGTCGCGGCGCGTGATCCTCCAGGCCAACCGAACTTCCGCCCGAAACGAGCACGACGTCGGCTTGCTCCGTGGCCAGCGCGGCCCGGATCACCTCCGGCCGGTCGGGCAAGATCTCGAAGGGCAGGACCGTGCCACCATCGCGCTCGGCCAGGGCGCTGAGCATGATCGAGTTCGAGTCCACGATCTTGCAACCCTCTGGAGCACTGCCCGCCTCCAGAAGTTCGTCGCCGGTGATGACCAGTTGAATCCTGGGAGTGCGAACGCACTCAACTTCGGCGAAACCGATCGAAGCCAGAAGTCCGACATCCTGCGGACGCAATCGGCGACCCGCGGAAAGCACGTCCGCACCCACTCGGATGTCTTCGCCGATCGCTCCCACGTTTTTTTGCGGTGCTACCGGCTCGCGGATCTCGACTTTCGAGGCATGCTCCTCGCAGACTTCCGCCTTCACGACGGCATCAGCACCCGCTGGAACGGGTGCACCGG
Proteins encoded in this region:
- a CDS encoding molybdopterin molybdotransferase MoeA — protein: MRDVRMRGFSERADVEQVESALAKRSAPLPSEVVPLRECAGRVLARGVSSRFDVPGFARSAMDGYAVRGEDTFGASEYTTISLHLIGESYPGRPFDGEVETGQAVRIMTGAPVPAGADAVVKAEVCEEHASKVEIREPVAPQKNVGAIGEDIRVGADVLSAGRRLRPQDVGLLASIGFAEVECVRTPRIQLVITGDELLEAGSAPEGCKIVDSNSIMLSALAERDGGTVLPFEILPDRPEVIRAALATEQADVVLVSGGSSVGLEDHAPRLLAELGTLDFHGVTMRPSSPAGGGRVGASLVFLLPGNPVSCLCAYEFFAGPSIRALGGRTRAWPHRRVRAPLLRKIVSEVGRTDYVRVVLESEGVTPIATSGASILSSTVKASGAVIVARELEGMPQGAEVEVLLYDDDSGIGELP